A segment of the Romboutsia sp. 13368 genome:
NNNNNNNNNNNNNNNNNNNNNNNNNNNNNNNNNNNNNNNNNNNNNNNNNNNNNNNNNNNNNNNNNNNNNNNNNNNNNNNNNNNNNNNNNNNNNNNNNNNNNNNNNNNNNNNNNNNNNNNNNNNNNNNNNNNNNNNNNATATAAAGCATGTATTTGTCTATGGCAATCTGAACATATATAAGATATATGTTCTTCATTTCCACCTTCTTCTCTAGGTAGTAAATGATGTTTTGTTAGTTTATCTACTTTTCTATCGCACAGTTGACATATATTGTCCAATTTTTACAACTCCTTATTATCGTTTAAATATATAATATTTTTTCCCACTTTTAATAAGGATTATAAGTAATAGATAAACAACAAAACCCCGTCGGTATTTTTGACAGGGTATTTTATTACTTATAATTGACAATATTTCTAACCTGTGCTGTACTAATTCCAAATCTTCTTGAAACCTTCCTATAATCCCCATCAAAACTATCCCTAATCATTCTATTTCTAACACCCTTAACAAGACTTGCCTCATTAGGAATATACAAATTACCACCACCAGCAAACTTAACCAAACTTTTAAAAGCATCCATACCTATAACATCAACCACATCAATAACTCCCTCAGGCAAATCATCCTTAGTTAAATACTCTAACATAAAGCACCTCCATATCTTATAATCCTACAATATATATTCGATAAATACACATCTAGCTCCTACTAAATTCTTTAAATATTTTAATATTTAATTTCAAATAAAATCCCTTAAACTATTGGTAAAACTACATTAGGAGGTAAACCCTATRAAATGGTATTTAGATTTTGGACATGGAGGAAAAGACTCTGGTGCAGTTGGCACTAAYCAAACAAAAGAAAGCGATACAGTATTAAAAATAGGAAGGTTGATAAAAGCTAACCTAGAAAAAGCAGGTGAAAAAGTAATAACTACACGTGATACAGACTTATACTTTTCACTAGATTACAGAAGTAATAAGGCTAATAAWGAAAACTGTGACTACTTTGTAAGTCTACATATGAACGCTGCAACTAATAAAGCTGCCAAAGGAGTTGAGGTATGGGTATATGATGAAAAAAGCAAGGTATATAACTTAGCTAAAAATATATGTTCTAATTTATCAAGGGATATAAATACNNNNNNNNNNNNNNNN
Coding sequences within it:
- a CDS encoding N-acetylmuramoyl-L-alanine amidase family protein, whose protein sequence is MKWYLDFGHGGKDSGAVGTNQTKESDTVLKIGRLIKANLEKAGEKVITTRDTDLYFSLDYRSNKANXENCDYFVSLHMNAATNKAAKGVEVWVYDEKSKVYNLAKNICSNLSRDINT
- a CDS encoding Mor transcription activator family protein is translated as MLEYLTKDDLPEGVIDVVDVIGMDAFKSLVKFAGGGNLYIPNEASLVKGVRNRMIRDSFDGDYRKVSRRFGISTAQVRNIVNYK